A stretch of the Peromyscus leucopus breed LL Stock chromosome 10, UCI_PerLeu_2.1, whole genome shotgun sequence genome encodes the following:
- the Areg gene encoding amphiregulin: MRAPLLPRALPVLWLLLILGSGHYVAGLDLNDTTSGKSEPFSGDHNASGLAVPAGSEVSTTSEMPSGSELSTGDYDYSEEYDNEPQISGYVIDDSVRVEQVIKPKKNKTEGDRTSDKPKRKKKGGKSGKGRRQKKKKKSPCDAEFQNFCIHGECKYIENLEAVTCKCHQDYFGERCGEKSMKTHSGDDSDLSKIASLTVFVSAVILIAIGIVVTVLLRKRYFKECEGEAEERKKLRQETGNVHVIA, translated from the exons ATGAGAGCTCCGCTGCTGCCGCGGGCGCTcccggtgctgtggctgctgctgatcTTAGGCTCAG GTcattatgtggctgggttggacCTCAATGACACCACCTCTGGGAAAAGTGAACCATTTTCTGGGGACCACAATGCTAGTGGACTTGCGGTTCCTGCGGGAAGTGAGGTCTCTACCACAAGTGAAATGCCCTCTGGCAGTGAACTCTCCACGGGGGACTATGACTACTCAGAAGAGTACGATAATGAGCCACAAATATCCGGCTATGTTATAGATGACTCAGTCAGAG ttGAACAGGTAATTAAGCCcaagaaaaacaagacagaagggGACAGGACTTCAGAcaaacccaaaagaaagaaaaagggaggcaAAAGTGGAAAAggtagaagacagaaaaagaagaaaaagagcccatgtGACGCCGAGTTCCAGAATTTTTGCATTCATGGTGAATGCAAATACATCGAGAACCTGGAGGCAGTGACGTGCAA ATGTCATCAAGACTACTTTGGTGAACGGTGTGGAGAAAAATCCATGAAGACTCACAGTGGGGACGACAGTGACCTGTCCAAGATTGCATCCTTAACTGTTTTTGTCTCTGCCGTAATCCTCATAGCTATTGGCATTGTTGTCACAGTCCT GCTTCGCAAACGCTACTTCAAGGAATgtgaaggagaagcagaagagcGAAAGAAGCTTCGACAAGAAACTGGAAACGTGCACGTCATAGCCTAG